The Faecalibacterium prausnitzii genome includes a window with the following:
- a CDS encoding glycerophosphoryl diester phosphodiesterase membrane domain-containing protein, with translation MSRSNRTLRQANAAYRALRQETQALVRRAETALITAIILYKLLTELVFLPAMRGIWSLTLRVSPVNYLTNTNAHQIFTAPSILGGIALIAILVALWNLYEFSIVLHGLDRARRGEPSGLPALFRVSLADIRHVLHPKNWPILLYCVLLIPFTDMYVTASYITQLAVPEYILGVIRAKPGILALYGAGILAVVLLTVFFALVLPLFMLERKSFGSAVKESCRCVKQRFCEVLTALARWNIGVLLRTGLLFALAAALLYGIAALVGLESTRAMLLLSRALQLVELPFFGFLLDCRVTVAQCTILGLLYFRIQDSPQPDVPPDNKPARRSGRLLLTALVAGVTLASCAATVYLLSLPQDDALLSAVGGVTPLVTYHRGDCSIAPENTIPAFRSAIRKGGDRIELDVQMSRDGVVVVTHDTSLKRCTGKNAKVYDLTFAEIEALDAGRWFSARFAGTRIPSFEEVLQLCQGRIDLNVEIKPSAATPTLEAETVRLLRAYGFEGHCVITSQSYETLHKVKELAPDIPTGYILALGVGNYYDLPDADFFSVEHTFITSGMVNQIHLRGKTISAWTIAQEDDARHMMELGADDLITDKPDLVHELLRQNAEMDTTLLSLRDAIQGWFFPAPDEEVSDEAEDVIEDVIEDPEEFLDAA, from the coding sequence TTGAGCCGTTCCAACCGCACCCTGCGGCAGGCAAATGCCGCTTACCGGGCGCTTCGGCAGGAAACACAGGCCCTCGTCCGGCGGGCCGAAACTGCCCTCATCACCGCCATCATACTGTATAAGCTCCTCACCGAGCTTGTGTTCCTCCCCGCCATGCGGGGCATCTGGAGCCTGACGCTCCGCGTTTCGCCGGTGAACTACCTGACGAACACCAACGCGCACCAGATCTTTACGGCCCCCAGCATCCTGGGCGGCATCGCGCTCATCGCCATTCTGGTGGCGCTCTGGAACCTGTATGAATTTTCCATCGTGCTGCACGGGCTGGACCGGGCCCGCCGGGGGGAGCCTTCCGGTCTGCCCGCCCTGTTCCGGGTCTCCCTCGCGGACATCCGCCACGTGCTGCACCCGAAAAACTGGCCCATCCTGCTCTACTGTGTGCTCCTCATCCCATTCACGGACATGTACGTCACCGCCAGCTACATCACCCAGCTGGCCGTGCCCGAATATATCCTGGGCGTCATCCGGGCAAAGCCGGGCATTCTGGCGCTGTATGGGGCAGGCATTCTGGCCGTTGTGCTGCTGACCGTCTTCTTTGCTCTGGTGCTGCCCCTGTTCATGCTGGAACGCAAATCGTTTGGCTCCGCCGTAAAAGAGAGCTGCCGCTGTGTGAAGCAGCGGTTCTGCGAAGTCCTGACTGCGCTGGCCCGGTGGAACATCGGCGTGCTGCTGCGCACCGGCCTGCTCTTTGCGCTGGCCGCTGCCCTGCTGTACGGCATCGCGGCGCTGGTGGGGCTGGAAAGCACCCGCGCCATGCTGCTGCTCTCCCGCGCACTGCAGCTGGTGGAGCTGCCCTTCTTCGGCTTTCTGCTGGACTGCCGGGTCACTGTGGCCCAGTGCACCATCCTTGGTCTGCTTTACTTCCGGATACAGGACTCGCCCCAGCCGGACGTGCCGCCGGATAATAAGCCCGCCCGCCGCAGCGGCCGTCTGCTGCTGACGGCTCTTGTGGCAGGCGTCACCCTCGCGAGCTGCGCCGCCACGGTCTATCTGCTCAGCCTGCCCCAGGACGACGCGCTGCTCTCGGCGGTGGGCGGTGTGACGCCCCTTGTCACCTACCACCGCGGCGACTGCTCCATTGCCCCGGAAAACACCATCCCCGCTTTCCGGTCTGCCATCCGGAAGGGCGGCGACCGCATCGAGCTGGATGTCCAGATGAGCCGGGACGGCGTGGTGGTCGTGACCCACGACACCAGCCTGAAGCGCTGCACCGGCAAAAACGCCAAGGTGTACGATCTGACCTTTGCGGAGATCGAAGCGCTGGACGCGGGCCGCTGGTTCAGCGCCCGCTTTGCCGGGACGCGCATCCCCTCGTTTGAGGAAGTGCTGCAGCTCTGTCAGGGCCGCATCGACCTGAACGTGGAGATCAAGCCCAGCGCCGCCACCCCGACGCTGGAAGCCGAGACCGTCCGCCTGCTTCGGGCGTACGGTTTCGAGGGGCACTGCGTCATCACCTCGCAGAGCTATGAGACGCTGCACAAAGTCAAGGAGCTGGCCCCGGATATCCCCACCGGCTACATTCTGGCGCTGGGCGTCGGCAACTACTACGACCTGCCGGATGCCGACTTTTTCAGCGTGGAGCATACGTTCATCACCTCCGGCATGGTCAATCAGATCCACCTGCGCGGCAAGACCATCTCGGCCTGGACCATCGCCCAGGAGGACGATGCCCGCCACATGATGGAGCTGGGCGCAGACGACCTCATCACCGACAAGCCCGACCTGGTGCATGAGCTGCTGCGCCAGAATGCCGAGATGGATACCACCCTGCTCTCGCTCCGCGATGCGATCCAGGGCTGGTTCTTCCCCGCCCCGGACGAAGAAGTTTCGGACGAGGCGGAGGATGTCATCGAAGATGTCATCGAGGACCCGGAAGAGTTCCTGGATGCCGCATGA
- a CDS encoding DUF1653 domain-containing protein, whose translation MEFHYEIRPGRYRHFKGREYEVLGMAHHSETEEELVVYRTLYGDHDLWVRPAAMWCETVERDGRVQPRFAYIGE comes from the coding sequence ATGGAATTCCATTATGAGATCAGGCCCGGCCGCTACCGGCATTTCAAGGGCCGGGAATACGAAGTGCTGGGCATGGCACACCACAGCGAGACCGAAGAAGAACTGGTGGTCTACCGCACTCTCTATGGAGACCACGACCTCTGGGTGCGCCCGGCGGCCATGTGGTGCGAGACCGTGGAGCGGGACGGCAGAGTCCAACCCCGCTTTGCCTACATCGGGGAGTGA
- a CDS encoding formate dehydrogenase accessory sulfurtransferase FdhD has translation MKIVDRFGSRPGAELVRLPQGGERQLAVEHAAALLVNEQTAFRVVCTPELLPQLALGRLLTEGWIAAADEVEQVAVCAEGLKVSVHLTHPLAAVSAAGQEVPSCCTDNLTVASPVVLRPLAPVPQLEVPEAWVGTLAAAMGGELPLYRATRAVHSCFLLRAGRILYQCEDLGRHNALDKAVGCALADGVPLGECVLYTSGRVPVDMVRKAIRAGVPALVSKTMPTVQSVELAEEYGLRLLIQKKNEFHARIS, from the coding sequence ATGAAGATCGTAGACCGTTTTGGGAGCCGGCCGGGGGCCGAGCTGGTCCGCCTGCCGCAGGGCGGGGAACGGCAGCTGGCCGTTGAACACGCCGCAGCCCTCCTCGTCAACGAGCAGACGGCGTTCCGGGTGGTGTGCACCCCGGAGCTTCTGCCGCAGCTGGCGCTGGGCCGCCTGCTGACCGAAGGGTGGATCGCCGCCGCCGACGAGGTCGAGCAGGTGGCCGTCTGCGCCGAGGGGCTCAAGGTCAGCGTCCACCTGACCCACCCGCTGGCCGCGGTCTCCGCCGCCGGGCAGGAGGTGCCGAGCTGCTGCACCGACAACCTGACCGTGGCCTCTCCGGTGGTACTCCGCCCGCTGGCCCCGGTGCCGCAGCTGGAAGTGCCGGAGGCCTGGGTCGGGACGCTGGCCGCAGCCATGGGCGGGGAACTGCCGCTTTACCGCGCCACCCGCGCCGTGCACAGCTGTTTTCTGCTGCGGGCGGGCCGCATCCTGTACCAGTGCGAGGATCTGGGCCGCCATAATGCGCTCGACAAAGCCGTCGGCTGCGCACTGGCGGACGGAGTGCCGCTGGGGGAGTGCGTCCTTTACACCAGCGGCCGGGTGCCGGTGGATATGGTGCGCAAGGCCATCCGCGCCGGTGTTCCCGCCCTCGTCAGCAAGACGATGCCCACCGTTCAGTCGGTGGAGCTGGCGGAAGAATACGGATTGAGGCTGCTCATCCAAAAGAAGAACGAATTTCACGCAAGAATTTCGTGA
- a CDS encoding FMN-binding protein: protein MKQANHAPQPLWRRRLPGYAAMGAATLAMALGLHGLMSARTTVAGTLLPLADADAATYGIRAVYQLDENTYYVVGAQKGFQSDVEAGVTLDSTGNVQSVAILAQGETDNLGGQCVDPEFTSQYQGAAPFALAGKAYTVTDPATGTSYAAAGSSETEAPAEDFDPANWRVSDASPEAEATRKMYEAGLTLSALNGQPLDDELAPPLDSSAEAVARRKLYAAGLSKSAQDGEDQASPFADWSAEKQAAYRLEQAELTTSGEDAGAASADLTEVDALTGATITSTAVTNIVNNSYFYVTEVLSAE, encoded by the coding sequence ATGAAGCAGGCAAATCATGCGCCGCAGCCGTTGTGGCGCAGACGGCTGCCGGGCTATGCCGCCATGGGCGCGGCCACACTGGCAATGGCGCTGGGTCTGCATGGGTTGATGAGTGCCCGCACCACGGTGGCAGGCACCCTTCTGCCCCTGGCAGATGCCGACGCCGCTACCTATGGCATCCGCGCGGTGTACCAGCTGGACGAGAACACCTATTATGTGGTGGGCGCCCAGAAGGGCTTCCAGAGCGACGTAGAGGCAGGCGTGACCCTTGACAGCACGGGCAATGTGCAGAGCGTTGCCATCCTGGCGCAGGGCGAGACCGACAACCTCGGTGGCCAGTGCGTAGACCCGGAGTTCACGTCCCAGTACCAGGGCGCAGCTCCTTTCGCGCTGGCAGGCAAGGCTTACACGGTGACCGACCCGGCCACCGGCACGAGCTATGCCGCCGCAGGCAGCAGCGAAACAGAAGCCCCCGCAGAGGATTTTGACCCGGCCAACTGGCGGGTCAGCGATGCTTCTCCGGAGGCCGAGGCCACCCGTAAGATGTACGAGGCGGGCCTCACGCTCTCGGCTCTGAACGGCCAGCCGCTGGACGACGAGCTGGCACCTCCGCTGGATTCCAGCGCTGAGGCTGTGGCACGCCGCAAGCTCTATGCGGCAGGCCTGAGCAAGAGCGCACAGGACGGCGAGGACCAGGCATCGCCCTTTGCAGACTGGTCGGCAGAAAAACAGGCGGCCTACCGTCTGGAACAGGCCGAACTGACGACTTCCGGTGAGGACGCCGGTGCCGCCAGCGCCGACCTGACCGAGGTGGATGCACTGACGGGTGCAACGATCACCTCGACCGCCGTGACGAACATCGTCAACAACAGTTATTTCTATGTGACCGAAGTGCTCAGCGCAGAGTAA
- a CDS encoding ferredoxin-like protein, with translation MAKTDFLTADMTRRQFMKISGKSLAGLSLSASMLSLFGCSQQQVDAGAVATWALPQGLLVVNADLCTGCQRCEINCTLTNDGVCSSYISRVKIQRRLNLDGAGNGLLSGTDNCWVYFPDTCRQCEDPACGNACPQKAITTNEQGIRVVDTDKCIGCGACHEACPWHMPTVNPETGKSSKCIACGACVAGCPSGALSIVDWDAVTSAAQAAYMDL, from the coding sequence ATGGCAAAAACCGATTTCCTGACAGCGGATATGACCCGCCGTCAATTCATGAAAATTTCGGGCAAAAGCCTTGCAGGGCTGAGCCTTTCCGCATCCATGCTGTCGCTGTTCGGCTGCTCGCAGCAGCAGGTCGATGCCGGCGCAGTGGCGACCTGGGCGCTGCCCCAGGGCCTGCTGGTCGTCAACGCAGACCTGTGCACCGGCTGCCAGCGCTGCGAGATCAACTGCACCCTGACCAACGATGGCGTCTGCTCTTCCTACATCAGCCGCGTCAAGATCCAGCGCCGCCTCAATCTGGATGGCGCCGGCAATGGCCTGCTCTCCGGCACGGACAACTGCTGGGTCTACTTCCCGGACACCTGCCGCCAGTGTGAGGACCCTGCCTGCGGCAACGCCTGCCCGCAGAAGGCCATCACCACCAACGAGCAGGGCATCCGCGTCGTGGATACCGACAAGTGCATCGGCTGCGGTGCCTGCCACGAGGCCTGCCCCTGGCACATGCCCACCGTCAACCCGGAGACCGGCAAGTCGTCCAAGTGCATCGCCTGCGGTGCCTGCGTCGCAGGCTGCCCGTCCGGCGCTCTGTCCATCGTGGATTGGGACGCCGTCACCAGCGCAGCACAGGCTGCCTACATGGACCTGTAA